One window of the Falco biarmicus isolate bFalBia1 chromosome 2, bFalBia1.pri, whole genome shotgun sequence genome contains the following:
- the AKAP11 gene encoding A-kinase anchor protein 11 isoform X1, with the protein MDMYARTQGNRMKPRISMKKSFGEGVLHSMKSLLHSRKELCSVSSEECLSQEEQDNFIEITFIGFAEEMGTAHLQELAAVSVELPDVLKSFQLCKLKENEVIFLKDLKKTLAKPYVMKHQNQLPEVFCVMRLSPSFPRIKVDYIFTLLSKYTTGVRYVVEVNSLQKHQTEASHGEDDDTNQSVSSIEDDFVTAFEHLDEDEPSKIQSAGTSSFTSRNHRDTASQTIPSQCLEAVDSKFLVGSAHRKSSTRSSTLIDILGLKELSSVKNSVTTSISDPWIQRSFYKPYNPCDQGVNFLCKTLFSSSPAESSESDCSSPSPIIFLDEEGYQKSLKAKLQLPKIPVVKDGIEDSDSEVSEFFDSFDQFDELEQALENSCKVIRDPILGNPSQKRRTGHEQLSSASITMNPQKFKFDRPTLPANVKKPTPLKPESPYSSVFDVPDSPRPVKTPGEENGGLFSPIRSSAFSPLGSCGSSECLCRINLGGDGTGQNHHDAVYNSYSAYADSVSFEILGSVFHSKSSSEQVCAENDSKHKGIALKEKKGQAGDLKMKTSKEPDKQAKSKHKSLMIRDSIQKFATELVEKSFGSAFKDLQKGVSSCTNALCHLAARLTSSVFQMAFYEIGRRRAVSLKERAINGIASFLVSEAITGALKELRHVKKQIFTNTVARFAADLAEELVFEGIMEVCQFSYPSTPTAAQPSSFDYEDKVVRSYARDLSESVIQEAFIELSQVDVTFTTQAAISVSMDNIKYVSAESMLESTRTSTVFPNLNDRATLKPIQDSEKEYTVQQALFCTSGVVSSIPVPLAGRALCQPQVSSVAHKAKISPALNSDDNMKVYKDPAHPLSTSRKREEEVTSFRNIYLTSDHSQSTESTPSCLHNQNDTKRPNNRSGMNNNSELTSGSKGINTFSGTMVDMIVNEAYEAITSSRVTKAVEEYTDFLTRKIIDKKPYVQCIGEDFPKNMFADHLAKYVIKQSVDESKTVLCSTSENLACHVSSQTYTGIGRKEQCVIKKQEAEKQSNVSIIAEQQQMPLNNPCKFLLTPTHSVQCFSESKDCWQDQKGHRFSSKSPPPCSAVTFARHFLEDFTDTGSCSVTCLNRPSKKHDTHKPSPGPLAYRQADCFLRANSFSSVMFGSEDALQMEDKSSLQDGNTRVMPDTPPPTPLVPCQGSSERNLRKLSKKLKGELAKEFAPATPPSTPYNPSVTELSETEHDSLENEEFMLKLMRSLSEEVESSEDEDHSEMAVEKEEHSEKTNQYADCLASHIISVATEMAASHLDGKTNEREACRQVQLGMQNKRCGYTALTNVPEQTCNSLWDYAGDMAGKVISEAKKIVKSRHCKLLRLKRVNCQVDCLYVRKGDYRSKDRCGPAREQWLGERDSSALPLPQDSGMTGLTSKYPSCESVTDEYADHIIRVLKREGGNAELLMDQYASRLVYRSIKSGLQQAARKNKLRYNRKAFPGQNAQVHGKLELIKAMNKDAVQQMKSSVHCCEDQTYGRSNSTQRTECTELLHFSESLARSITCDVRKKLKISGACLPKSLTDSCLYKKTEFDEVTGDLIKTRISRTSLPFSPDHKLYHSTGSLNDNGYSEGIIQAIEQYARKVADDTLEMSLGSAVLHVAENRKNGDKLSYTEKLSPFSGTVCRCCSMKEHRYCTESTSHHLPAHESSIPVRHFLHSGLGGACQKSRVFQLDIPKIHVDVEQKTVLSDKGATAAIEKAEGELSYTSLTADSGIGQDGVSFAESLTTEIMTSAMTNIGQTVNVSVYLSMPTIADHLADCTESSQGKIAKLSYGEQVQKCSVGREGFHSVESIVSQQMSLSIGDDSTGSWSNLSFEDEHPDESSSFLHLSDSNGNSSSWSSLGLEGDMYEENLSFPTSDSDGTEDKDEDSKDAVEGLEQIRKTLAIVNIDLEPNLVDPQLRATLQWLAASETEVSELYFHDSVTRDFVFLTRRLRERDWKVGDLLQAVLKYCEMIEKASDGEQALNKSLVGWLLENV; encoded by the exons ATGGATATGTACGCCAGGACTCAGGGCAATCGAATGAAACCAAGGATATCCATGAAAAAG aGTTTTGGTGAAGGTGTACTGCACTCTATGAAGTCACTGCTACACAGCAGAAAAGAGTTATGCAGTGTATCATCAGAGGAGTGTCTAAGTCAGGAAGAACAAGATAATTTTATTGAG attacATTTATAGGTTTTGCTGAAGAGATGGGTACTGCTCATTTGCAG GAGTTGGCAGCTGTTTCTGTAGAGCTTCCAGATGTTTTGAAATCGTTCCAGTTGtgcaaactgaaagaaaacgAGGTTATATTTCtaaaagatttaaagaaaaccttGGCAAAACCTTATGTCATGAAACATCAG AATCAGCTTCCTGAAGTGTTTTGTGTGATGAGACTGTCTCCTTCGTTCCCAAGGATCAAGGTTGATTATATATTTACCTTGCTGAGCAAGTATACCACAGGCGTAAGATATGTAGTGGAAGTAAACTCATTGCAAAAACATCAAACAGAGGCATCCCATGGAGAAGATGATGACACTAATCAGTCAGTTTCTTCAATTGAGGATGATTTTGTCACTGCTTTTGAACACTTAGATGAAGATGAGCCTTCAAAGATACAAAGTGCTG gtaCATCCAGCTTTACTTCTCGAAACCATCGAGATACTGCTTCACAGACCATCCCTTCTCAATGTTTAGAAGCTGTTGACTCAAAGTTCCTTGTGGGTTCTGCACATCGAAAGTCATCTACCAGATCTTCTACTTTGATTGATATTTTGGGACTTAAGGAACTGTCCTCAGTAAAAAATTCAGTTACAACTTCAATTTCTGATCCTTGGATACAAAGGAGTTTCTATAAGCCATATAATCCTTGTGATCAAGGTGTTAATTTTTTGtgtaaaacattgttttcttcctctccagctGAATCCTCTGAGTCAGATTGCTCCAGCCCAAGCCCCATAATCTTCTTAGATGAAGAAGGCTATCAAAAAAGCTTAAAGGCAAAACTTCAGCTGCCAAAAATTCCAGTAGTGAAAGATGGTATAGAGGATTCAGACTCAGAAGTAAGTGAATTTTTTGATAGTTTTGATCAGTTTGATGAGCTGGAACAAGCCTTGGAAAACTCTTGTAAAGTTATTAGGGATCCCATCCTAGGGAATCCCTCCCAGAAAAGGAGGACTGGCCATGAACAATTATCTTCTGCAAGCATTACAATGAATCCTCAGAAATTCAAGTTTGATCGTCCCACTCTCCCAGCCAATGTAAAGAAACCAACTCCTCTTAAACCAGAATCACCATATAGCAGCGTCTTTGATGTCCCGGATTCCCCTCGCCCAGTTAAAACACCAGGGGAAGAGAATGGAGGCTTGTTCAGCCCTATTAGATCATCAGCTTTCAGTCCACTAGGGAGCTGTGGTTCTTCTGAATGTTTATGTCGAATTAACCTTGGTGGAGATGGGACGGGTCAAAATCACCATGATGCAGTTTATAACAGTTATTCAGCATATGCTGATAgtgtttcatttgaaatactAGGTTCTGTTTTTCATTCCAAGTCCTCATCAGAACAAGTATGTGCAGAAAATGATTCAAAACACAAAGGGAttgctttgaaagagaaaaaaggtcaAGCTGGAGATCTCAAGATGAAAACTAGTAAGGAGCCAGATAAACAAGCAAAATCTAAACATAAGTCATTGATGATTAGAGACAGCATTCAAAAATTTGCAACTGAATTAGTTGAAAAAAGTTTTGGCAGTGCATTTAAAGACCTGCAAAAAGGTGTTTCTTCATGCACCAATGCACTTTGCCATTTGGCTGCTAGGTTGACTTCTTCGGTCTTTCAGATGGCTTTTTATGAGATTGGAAGACGTAGAGCAGTCTCCCTGAAGGAGCGTGCCATTAATGGGATAGCAAGCTTTTTGGTGAGCGAAGCTATAACTGGTGCTTTGAAGGAACTGCGGCatgtaaagaaacaaatatttaccAACACTGTTGCACGGTTTGCAGCAGACCTTGCTGAAGAGCTTGTGTTTGAAGGAATCATGGAAGTATGCCAGTTTTCATATCCATCGACACCTACAGCTGCACAGCCTTCATCATTTGATTACGAAGACAAAGTGGTAAGATCCTATGCCAGAGATTTGTCTGAATCTGTCATTCAGGAGGCTTTTATTGAACTGTCTCAGGTTGATGTGACCTTCACAACACAAGCAGCCATTAGTGTTTCCATGGACAACATTAAATATGTGAGTGCAGAAAGTATGTTGGAGTCAACACGGACTTCCACAGTTTTTCCTAATCTTAATGACAGGGCAACACTGAAGCCAATCCAAGATTCTGAGAAGGAATATACAGTACAGCAAGCTCTGTTTTGCACCTCTGGTGTTGTAAGTTCAATACCTGTGCCCTTAGCTGGAAGAGCTCTTTGTCAACCTCAGGTTTCCTCTGTTGctcataaagcaaaaatatccCCTGCTCTGAATTCTGATGACAATATGAAAGTGTACAAAGACCCCGCTCATCCACTTTCCACaagcagaaagagagaggaggaagtcacttctttcagaaatatataCCTAACTTCAGATCACAGTCAAAGCACCGAAAGTACTCCATCATGCTTACATAACCAAAATGATACAAAACGTCCAAATAACAGATCTGGAATGAACAATAATTCAGAATTAACAAGTGGGTCAAAAGGCATTAATACTTTCTCTGGAACTATGGTAGATATGATAGTAAATGAAGCTTACGAAGCCATAACCTCATCTAGGGTAACAAAAGCAGTAGAAGAGTATACAGATTTTTTAACGAGaaaaataatagataaaaaaCCTTATGTGCAATGTATTGGTGAAGATTTCCCCAAGAATATGTTTGCAGATCACTTGGCAAAGTATGTCATAAAACAGTCTGTGGATGAAAGTAAAACTGTGTTGTGCAGCACTAGTGAGAATTTAGCATGTCATGTGAGCTCACAGACTTACACAGGTATCGGTAGAAAAGAACAATGTGTGATAAAGAAGCAAGAGGCTGAGAAACAAAGTAATGTTTCTATAATTGCAGAACAACAACAGATGCCTTTGAATAATCCATGTAAATTTCTTCTTACTCCAACTCATTCTGTTCAGTGTTTTTCAGAATCTAAAGATTGTTGGCAGGATCAAAAAGGACACAGGTTTTCTTCAAAATCGCCACCACCTTGTTCCGCTGTGACTTTTGCTAGGCACTTTCTAGAGGACTTCACTGACACAGGAAGCTGCTCAGTAACGTGCTTAAACAGGCCCTCTAAAAAACACGATACTCACAAACCATCGCCAGGACCTTTGGCTTACAGGCAGGCTGATTGTTTTCTGCGTGCAAATAGCTTTTCTTCAGTGATGTTTGGCAGTGAAGATGCTTTGCAGATGGAAGATAAATCAAGTCTCCAAGATGGAAATACCCGTGTAATGCCTGATacaccccccccaacccctttAGTACCATGTCAAGGTAGTTCTGAAAGAAACCTAAGAAAATTATCCAAGAAACTCAAGGGAGAACTAGCAAAGGAATTTGCACCTGCGACACCACCTTCTACACCGTACAATCCATCTGTTACTGAATTGTCTGAAACTGAACATGACTCTttggaaaatgaagaatttatGCTGAAACTCATGCGGTCACTTTCTGAAGAAGTGGAGAGTAGTGAAGATGAAGATCATTCTGAAATGGCTGTTGAGAAAGAGGagcattcagaaaaaacaaatcagtatGCAGATTGCTTAGCTAGCCATATAATTTCAGTAGCGACTGAAATGGCTGCTTCCCATTTAGATggtaaaacaaatgaaagagaagCATGTAGACAGGTTCAGTTAGGTATGCAAAACAAAAGATGCGGATATACTGCGCTTACAAATGTCCCAGAACAGACGTGCAATTCTTTATGGGATTATGCAGGTGATATGGCAGGAAAAGTCATCAGTGAGGCCAAGAAAATAGTGAAATCAAGGCATTGTAAACTGTTGAGATTGAAGAGGGTTAACTGTCAGGTGGATTGCCTTTATGTGAGAAAAGGTGATTATCGTTCAAAAGACCGATGTGGTCCAGCGCGAGAGCAGTGGCTGGGGGAGAGAGATTCATCTGCACTTCCTTTACCGCAGGATTCGGGCATGACTGGTTTGACTTCCAAATACCCAAGCTGTGAAAGTGTGACTGATGAATACGCAGATCATATTATTCGAGTTTTGAAAAGAGAAGGTGGTAATGCTGAGCTGTTAATGGATCAGTATGCTAGCAGACTTGTTTACAGGTCTATCAAATCAGGCTTACAGCAAGCtgctagaaaaaacaaattgaGATACAACAGAAAGGCATTTCCTGGGCAAAATGCACAGGTGCATGGGAAGCTGGAGCTGATCAAAGCAATGAATAAAGATGCAGTacagcaaatgaaaagcagCGTTCATTGCTGTGAAGACCAAACGTACGGAAGGAGTAACAGcacacagagaacagaatgTACAGAGttgttacatttttcagaatCCCTTGCTCGCAGTATCACTTGTGATGTCAGGAAGAAGTTGAAAATATCGGGAGCATGTTTGCCAAAGTCTCTAACAGATTCCTGTCTATATAAAAAGACTGAATTTGATGAAGTCACAGGGGATCTCATTAAAACAAGAATTTCTAGgacatctcttcctttctccccagaTCATAAACTGTATCATAGTACAGGCAGTTTAAATGACAATGGCTACAGTGAAGGCATAATTCAAGCTATAGAACAGTATGCTAGGAAAGTAGCAGATGATACTCTAGAAATGAGTTTAGGGTCAGCTGTTCTCCATGtggctgaaaacagaaaaaatgggGATAAGCTCTCATATACTGAGAAACTGTCTCCTTTTTCTGGAACTGTCTGTAGATGCTGTAGTATGAAGGAACATCGGTACTGTACAGAAAGTACATCTCATCATCTCCCTGCGCATGAATCCTCCATCCCAGTGAggcattttcttcattctggATTGGGTGGTGCCTGTCAAAAATCAAGAGTGTTTCAGCTTGATATTCCTAAAATTCATGTTGATGTAGAACAGAAGACAGTGCTTTCTGACAAGGGGGCTACTGCGGCCATAGAGAAGGCAGAAGGAGAGCTGAGTTACACAAGTCTGACGGCTGACAGTGGTATTGGACAAGATGGAGTCAGTTTTGCTGAAAGCCTTACAACTGAAATAATGACATCAGCTATGACTAATATTGGTCAGACAGTTAACGTAAG CGTGTATTTAAGCATGCCTACGATAGCAGACCACCTAGCTGATTGTACTGAAAGCAGTCAGGGGAAAATAGCCAAACTGTCCTATGGGGAACAAGTTCAGAAATG CTCTGTTGGAAGAGAAGGATTTCACTCTGTTGAATCTATTGTTAGCCAGCAAATGAGTCTTAGTATTGGTGATGATAGCACTGGGAGTTGGTCCAATCTAAGTTTTGAAGATGAACATCCTGATGAGAGCAGCAGTTTTCTTCACCTCAGTGACAG TAATGGTAACAGCAGTAGCTGGAGCAGTCTTGGTTTAGAAGGGGATATGTATGAGGAGAATTTATCCTTTCCAACATCAGACAG tgatgGAACAGAAGATAAAGATGAAGACTCCAAGGATGCTGTAGAAG gTTTGGAGCAAATACGAAAGACTTTAGCAATAGTGAACATTGATCTGGAACCAAATCTAGTGGACCCCCAGCTCAGAGCAACTCTTCAGTGGCTGGCGGCTTCTGAAACAGAGGTGTCTGAACTTTACTTTCATGACAGCGTTACAAGGGACTTCGTCTTT